The following proteins are encoded in a genomic region of Cyclonatronum proteinivorum:
- a CDS encoding ABC transporter permease — protein sequence MNPLKIVFKNMRLRLLSSVLTIASVALAASLVIAVQTLERETEQGYTQTSVGFDVILAAPGSRMQTTLNTIYHLETSTGVIPGAVYQTALRDGRIERAFPVFVGDNYRGVRIVGTSAAFIAEGEPRTGQPFQMAEGRNFERPFEAVIGSNAARRLGIGIGHTFYMTHGVSELDDEDAEPHVHEEYELVITGILEPSRTAHDNVIFTSIFSAYEVHYHAHGHDHEHEHGHGHEHEHEHENGHGHGHDHDHEHDHDHEHEHEHGHGHDAHANGHDHDHRHRHHHAEANTAQLEEMVARLSRQFPLPLDEYESRVSRLDAVLLKFGNQAAALQLTGMINMPTPENPLIARNMMRDPFFAYKDELMAVVPAIQIQELMSIIGNAEQVLRYVGWLVFIVALFGVLVAIYNTMEDRRRDIAIMRSLGASRGTVLTLILLEAGIIVGIGCIAGLAGGMAIVAAVAPFLAETGGIIVSAYAIHGSHFVTLLSFLMLGILAGIIPALKAYRTDVVRNLAP from the coding sequence ATGAATCCTCTGAAGATTGTTTTCAAAAACATGCGGCTTCGGCTGCTCAGTAGTGTACTGACGATCGCTTCCGTAGCACTTGCAGCTTCACTTGTAATCGCCGTGCAAACATTAGAAAGAGAAACGGAACAAGGCTACACCCAAACTTCGGTTGGCTTTGATGTTATTCTTGCTGCACCCGGAAGCCGGATGCAAACCACCCTCAACACCATCTATCACCTGGAAACCTCTACCGGTGTAATTCCCGGCGCGGTTTACCAAACAGCACTCCGCGACGGCCGCATTGAGCGCGCTTTTCCTGTTTTTGTCGGCGACAATTACCGCGGCGTCCGCATTGTAGGTACATCCGCAGCCTTTATAGCCGAAGGTGAACCGCGAACTGGTCAGCCGTTCCAAATGGCAGAAGGCCGTAACTTCGAGCGACCCTTTGAAGCCGTAATCGGGAGCAATGCTGCCCGGCGTCTGGGAATCGGCATCGGACATACGTTTTACATGACCCATGGGGTAAGCGAACTCGATGATGAAGACGCAGAACCACACGTGCATGAAGAGTACGAACTCGTTATTACCGGCATTCTTGAACCGAGCCGTACAGCGCATGACAATGTGATATTTACAAGCATCTTCAGCGCCTACGAAGTGCATTATCACGCACATGGGCACGATCATGAGCATGAACACGGACACGGACACGAGCACGAGCATGAACACGAAAACGGACACGGACACGGACATGATCATGATCACGAGCATGACCATGACCATGAGCACGAGCACGAGCACGGGCACGGGCACGACGCTCATGCGAACGGGCATGACCATGATCACCGGCACAGACATCATCACGCTGAAGCAAATACTGCACAGCTCGAAGAGATGGTAGCCCGACTCAGCCGGCAGTTCCCGCTCCCGCTTGATGAATATGAGAGCCGGGTGAGCCGCCTCGATGCGGTTCTGCTGAAGTTTGGCAATCAGGCTGCCGCCCTGCAGCTCACCGGCATGATCAATATGCCGACGCCCGAAAATCCGCTCATTGCCAGAAATATGATGCGCGATCCTTTCTTCGCTTACAAAGACGAGCTGATGGCCGTAGTACCTGCCATTCAGATTCAGGAACTGATGAGCATTATCGGAAATGCAGAACAGGTCCTCCGCTATGTCGGCTGGCTCGTTTTCATTGTGGCCCTCTTCGGAGTTCTTGTTGCCATCTATAATACAATGGAAGACAGACGACGCGACATTGCCATCATGCGGTCGCTTGGGGCAAGCCGCGGAACGGTTCTCACCCTGATTTTACTTGAAGCGGGCATTATCGTCGGTATCGGATGTATTGCGGGTCTCGCCGGTGGCATGGCCATTGTGGCAGCGGTTGCCCCATTCCTTGCTGAAACCGGCGGAATCATTGTTTCAGCCTATGCAATACACGGCTCACATTTCGTTACCTTGCTTTCTTTTCTTATGCTTGGCATATTGGCCGGCATTATTCCGGCATTAAAAGCCTACCGTACCGATGTGGTGCGTAATCTTGCTCCCTAA
- a CDS encoding ABC transporter ATP-binding protein yields the protein MSAIQLTNVRKSYPDPSTGQRVPILDIPAFTLPTGKHLAVRGTSGSGKTTLLHCISGMTLPDSGSVSVSGTDITRLSESDRDRFRANNIGYIFQSFNLLDGFTALENVQLGMQFADKKKPVSRAKDLLNSVGLSGRLHNRPSQLSVGQQQRVCIARALANDPDIILADEPTGSLDPKTSAEVLSLIKELTAGKTLILVSHETEVLAQFETTIDLSELNEVVSA from the coding sequence ATGTCTGCGATACAACTCACAAATGTCAGGAAGAGCTACCCTGACCCTTCAACAGGTCAGCGGGTTCCGATTTTAGACATTCCGGCATTTACATTGCCTACCGGAAAACACCTGGCCGTCCGGGGTACATCCGGTTCGGGAAAAACTACGCTGCTACACTGCATAAGCGGCATGACCCTGCCTGATTCGGGATCTGTTTCCGTTTCCGGCACAGATATTACGCGTCTCAGCGAATCGGATCGCGACCGTTTTCGGGCCAACAACATAGGCTACATTTTTCAGTCTTTCAATCTGCTGGATGGCTTCACCGCGCTTGAAAATGTTCAGCTTGGGATGCAGTTTGCCGATAAAAAGAAACCCGTATCCCGCGCAAAGGATCTGTTAAACAGCGTTGGCCTGAGCGGGCGGCTGCATAACCGGCCTTCACAGCTTTCGGTAGGTCAGCAACAGCGGGTTTGCATCGCACGTGCACTCGCCAACGACCCGGATATTATCCTGGCAGATGAGCCAACCGGTTCCCTTGATCCCAAAACCTCCGCCGAAGTCCTTTCCCTGATTAAAGAGCTGACTGCCGGCAAAACACTCATATTAGTCAGCCATGAAACCGAAGTTTTGGCACAGTTTGAAACAACCATTGACCTAAGCGAACTCAATGAGGTAGTTAGCGCATGA
- a CDS encoding DUF192 domain-containing protein produces MKYFFFLIGIVLFLNGCGTDNEQQTPAASAARVLEFPATVHFKTTPDSEEPLTSVRVAVAESNMARQQGLMNVYEMPEDAGMIFIFERQEPLSFWMANTPLSLDMVFANEDFEIVRIHQNTTPFSQQQYPSVAPALYVVEVHGGFTAAHDIQEGHFIEFVR; encoded by the coding sequence ATGAAATACTTTTTCTTCCTGATAGGAATAGTCCTGTTCCTTAACGGCTGCGGAACCGATAATGAACAACAAACACCCGCGGCCTCTGCTGCACGGGTACTCGAGTTTCCGGCTACCGTTCATTTTAAAACGACTCCCGATTCCGAAGAGCCGTTAACAAGTGTGCGTGTTGCGGTTGCTGAGAGTAACATGGCGCGGCAACAGGGCCTGATGAACGTATATGAAATGCCGGAAGACGCGGGCATGATTTTTATTTTCGAGCGGCAGGAACCGCTCAGCTTCTGGATGGCAAACACCCCGCTTTCGCTTGACATGGTTTTTGCCAATGAAGATTTCGAGATAGTGCGTATCCATCAAAATACCACTCCCTTTTCACAGCAACAATATCCCTCCGTTGCACCCGCTCTGTATGTTGTGGAAGTACACGGGGGCTTTACAGCGGCCCACGATATTCAGGAAGGGCACTTTATAGAATTTGTCCGATAA
- a CDS encoding ribosome maturation factor RimP: MLQKDSQLDEIRSLITRNLTREDVFLVDLELKSSSGAPSLSVYIESDSGGIKLDDCALISRQVQTVIEAHEVLGDRFTLNVSSPGLDRPLKLQRQYYLNIGRKARVKHQAETEKGPEVVVTEGQLKQVDDDHIILQMQKKEAVIRFGHIIETKIIPSF, translated from the coding sequence ATGCTACAAAAAGATTCACAACTTGATGAAATTCGCAGTCTTATCACGCGCAATCTAACGCGGGAAGATGTGTTTTTGGTGGATTTGGAGCTGAAAAGCAGTTCCGGAGCACCGTCTTTGTCGGTTTACATTGAGTCCGACTCCGGTGGCATTAAGCTTGACGACTGTGCGCTCATCAGCAGACAGGTGCAAACCGTTATTGAAGCACACGAAGTGCTGGGCGACCGTTTTACGCTCAACGTTTCATCACCGGGGCTTGACCGGCCTTTGAAACTGCAGCGTCAGTACTACCTGAATATTGGCCGAAAGGCAAGGGTAAAGCATCAGGCCGAAACTGAGAAAGGGCCAGAAGTTGTGGTAACAGAAGGGCAGCTTAAGCAGGTTGATGATGATCACATCATCCTGCAAATGCAAAAAAAAGAAGCTGTGATACGCTTCGGGCACATCATCGAAACCAAAATCATTCCGTCTTTCTAA
- the nusA gene encoding transcription termination factor NusA, with product MSNEESKLIIQYFAEIAREKNIGKDMLMTILEEVFRSMIRRKYGSDEAFEIILNPDRGDIQMFHTREVVPDEELTNEATEIKFSEATKLDPDLELFDEYAQEIFITDFGRRSVLTARQTLAQRIREIEKEKLYQEYTERIGEIVLGDVYQIRARDILINHNSTELVMPKSQQIPKDRYRKGDTIRCVIEDVKLDNGNLSIIVSRTSPAFLERLFENEIPEVYDGIIDIKKVVREPGDRSKVAVVSNDERVDAVGACVGMKGIRIHSIVRELCNENIDVINFTTDKIEFIKRALQPARVLSVDLNAAGNHAKVNVPADQVSKAIGKGGVNIKLASALTGCEIDVYRETDYEDDIEISEFEEDFGMDVVDVLYEIGCDSARAVLRLNPAELVRRTNGRIDEYSAKNIFKIIRDEFDEDELI from the coding sequence ATGTCAAACGAAGAAAGCAAACTTATTATTCAGTACTTCGCTGAAATTGCCAGAGAAAAAAATATTGGCAAAGATATGCTCATGACTATCCTTGAGGAAGTCTTTCGCTCAATGATCCGCAGAAAGTACGGCTCTGATGAAGCTTTCGAAATTATTCTGAACCCGGATCGCGGTGATATTCAGATGTTTCACACGCGCGAAGTTGTGCCTGATGAAGAACTGACCAACGAAGCTACTGAAATCAAATTTTCAGAAGCAACGAAGCTTGATCCCGATCTTGAGCTGTTTGATGAGTATGCACAGGAAATTTTCATTACAGATTTTGGGCGCCGGTCGGTACTGACTGCACGGCAGACCCTCGCGCAGCGCATTCGTGAAATTGAAAAAGAGAAGCTGTATCAGGAATACACCGAAAGAATAGGGGAAATTGTATTGGGCGATGTGTATCAGATTCGCGCGCGCGATATACTGATCAACCATAACAGCACCGAGCTTGTTATGCCCAAAAGCCAGCAAATTCCCAAAGACAGATACCGCAAGGGCGATACCATCCGCTGTGTGATTGAAGATGTTAAGCTCGACAATGGAAATCTGAGCATCATCGTATCACGAACCTCACCTGCCTTTTTGGAGCGCCTGTTCGAAAACGAAATTCCGGAAGTTTACGATGGAATCATCGATATTAAAAAGGTTGTGCGTGAACCTGGTGACCGCTCTAAGGTAGCTGTAGTTTCTAATGATGAGCGTGTTGATGCTGTTGGTGCCTGTGTAGGTATGAAGGGCATCCGCATTCATTCCATTGTTCGTGAGCTGTGTAATGAGAACATTGATGTCATTAATTTCACGACGGATAAAATAGAATTCATTAAGCGTGCGCTTCAGCCCGCCCGTGTTTTGTCCGTTGACCTGAATGCAGCCGGAAATCATGCCAAAGTTAACGTGCCTGCCGACCAGGTCTCTAAAGCTATTGGAAAAGGCGGCGTCAACATCAAGTTGGCCAGTGCGCTGACCGGCTGTGAGATTGATGTTTACCGCGAAACGGACTATGAAGACGATATTGAAATTTCGGAATTTGAAGAAGACTTCGGGATGGATGTAGTTGATGTGCTCTATGAAATAGGGTGTGACAGTGCCCGTGCGGTATTGCGGCTCAACCCGGCTGAACTCGTACGCCGAACCAACGGGCGTATCGATGAATACAGCGCCAAAAATATCTTCAAGATAATTCGTGATGAGTTTGATGAAGATGAGTTAATTTAA
- the infB gene encoding translation initiation factor IF-2, with protein MSNGAKPKRLFKVAQEFNVATQTIVEALAKHEFKVDNKPNAKITPEMYAALESLYSTDKARHQELGQAREKKESAASRSVSVDSLLTPEEPKLDPLPPKPAEPKPAPTPEPQLKPQEPKLQPEPAKQEPTPTPEPVQEEEKPAAKEVMPEPKSEPKPAEVKTEAVPAKDQTGEKADATEDSAPKPEITAEAEGKAVAEVPSVDKTDSEDGPKTPAKETPKAKEDVKADTDTDTVDEAESEEETIRARDKNRLKGTKVLGTINVGTDKADDDGSTRKRRKKRKRVKAEQQTEDTPQPKKRPKATTPADDTADTSAKRKKKRTRKKAVTPEISEKEAEKKVRETMAAVQGGKGKQRQKRRREKRDQMAEKRELEAMMQEEQQAVIEVTEYITVSDLAQLFDISPTQVITSCMNMGLMVSINQRLESETIELIADEYEKEIRFVDADAVAEEIFEEEEDAEEDLRPRAPIVTVMGHVDHGKTSLLDFIKKSKVAEGEAGGITQHIGAYAVVLDDDRKITFLDTPGHEAFTAMRARGAQVTDIVILVVAADDSVMPQTIEAINHAQAAGVSLVVALNKVDKEGANTDKIMQQLSEHNVLVEDYGGSVQCAKVSAKTGQGIDELLEKVLIEAELLELKANPDRNATGIVLETKLDRGKGVVANVLILKGKLNVGDTFVAGNHYGRVRAMENERGQRIETAGPATPIQLTGFDGQPQAGDKFNVTDEEKTAKNIALKRQQIKREQELRKVKHMSLDEFARRMSAGSVSELNIIIKGDVDGSIEALSGALQKLSTDEVIVNIIHTGVGAISETDVLLATASNAIIIGFQVRPTANARKLAEKEEIDVRLFSIIYEAVDLVRDALEGMLSPDISEKITASVDVRDTFKVPGVGTIAGCYVTEGKITRNTRVRLIREGIVIFTGEISSLKRFKDDAREVSAGYECGIGIKNFNDIKVGDVIEGYEMVETKRTLDTAN; from the coding sequence ATGTCGAACGGTGCCAAGCCCAAGCGTTTATTCAAAGTAGCACAAGAGTTCAATGTCGCGACACAGACCATTGTCGAGGCGTTAGCAAAGCATGAGTTTAAGGTTGATAACAAGCCTAATGCTAAAATTACGCCCGAAATGTACGCGGCGCTCGAATCATTATACAGCACCGACAAAGCCCGGCATCAGGAACTCGGGCAGGCGCGCGAAAAAAAGGAAAGTGCAGCTTCCCGCTCCGTTTCCGTTGATTCTCTTCTTACCCCTGAGGAGCCAAAACTTGATCCGCTTCCGCCAAAGCCAGCGGAACCGAAACCAGCACCAACACCTGAACCGCAACTGAAGCCACAGGAACCCAAGCTTCAGCCGGAACCCGCTAAGCAAGAGCCGACGCCAACGCCTGAGCCGGTTCAGGAAGAGGAAAAGCCTGCGGCTAAAGAAGTTATGCCCGAGCCTAAGTCCGAACCTAAACCTGCCGAAGTCAAAACCGAAGCGGTTCCAGCTAAAGATCAGACAGGGGAAAAAGCCGATGCAACGGAAGATAGCGCACCCAAGCCCGAAATAACGGCCGAAGCGGAAGGTAAAGCGGTCGCGGAAGTGCCTTCTGTCGATAAGACCGATTCCGAAGATGGCCCCAAGACACCCGCTAAAGAGACTCCCAAGGCCAAAGAAGATGTTAAGGCTGATACTGACACTGACACGGTTGATGAAGCGGAGTCAGAAGAAGAAACCATTCGTGCAAGGGATAAAAACCGTCTGAAAGGAACCAAAGTCCTGGGCACCATTAATGTAGGCACAGATAAGGCTGATGACGACGGCTCAACCCGTAAGCGCAGGAAAAAGCGCAAGCGCGTAAAAGCCGAACAGCAAACGGAGGATACGCCGCAGCCTAAAAAACGTCCCAAAGCCACAACGCCAGCTGATGATACTGCAGATACTTCTGCTAAACGCAAGAAGAAAAGAACCCGCAAAAAGGCCGTAACCCCCGAAATTTCCGAAAAAGAAGCTGAGAAGAAAGTACGTGAAACCATGGCGGCCGTACAGGGAGGCAAAGGCAAGCAGCGTCAGAAGCGTCGTCGCGAAAAACGTGACCAAATGGCTGAAAAGCGTGAGCTTGAAGCGATGATGCAGGAAGAGCAGCAGGCCGTAATCGAAGTTACCGAGTACATCACGGTAAGTGATCTTGCACAGCTGTTCGATATCAGCCCGACACAGGTTATTACAAGCTGCATGAATATGGGCCTGATGGTATCCATCAATCAGCGCCTTGAGTCTGAAACCATTGAGCTGATTGCCGATGAGTACGAGAAGGAAATCCGCTTCGTAGATGCAGATGCGGTAGCGGAAGAAATTTTTGAAGAAGAGGAAGATGCCGAAGAGGATCTCAGACCCCGCGCACCGATTGTTACGGTAATGGGTCACGTAGATCACGGTAAAACTTCCTTGCTTGACTTTATCAAAAAGTCAAAAGTTGCCGAAGGCGAAGCCGGCGGTATTACGCAGCACATTGGTGCGTATGCGGTTGTACTTGATGACGACCGTAAAATCACATTCCTTGATACTCCCGGTCACGAAGCTTTTACCGCTATGCGGGCACGGGGTGCACAGGTTACGGATATCGTAATTTTGGTTGTGGCAGCTGATGATTCTGTAATGCCCCAAACCATTGAAGCCATCAACCACGCACAGGCCGCTGGCGTATCACTTGTCGTAGCCTTAAATAAGGTTGATAAAGAAGGCGCCAATACCGATAAAATTATGCAGCAGCTTTCCGAGCATAATGTACTCGTGGAAGATTACGGCGGAAGCGTGCAGTGCGCCAAAGTTTCGGCAAAAACCGGACAGGGCATTGACGAGCTCCTTGAGAAAGTACTGATAGAAGCTGAGTTGCTTGAACTCAAAGCCAACCCTGACAGAAATGCGACCGGAATCGTGCTTGAAACCAAGCTCGATCGCGGTAAGGGTGTTGTGGCCAACGTCCTCATCCTGAAAGGTAAACTGAATGTCGGCGACACCTTCGTAGCCGGTAATCACTACGGTCGCGTGCGTGCCATGGAAAATGAACGCGGACAGCGAATTGAAACAGCGGGTCCGGCAACGCCCATACAGCTTACAGGCTTCGACGGACAGCCGCAGGCCGGCGATAAGTTTAATGTGACCGACGAAGAGAAGACGGCCAAAAACATTGCGCTCAAGCGGCAGCAGATTAAGCGTGAGCAGGAACTTCGCAAAGTCAAGCACATGAGTCTTGATGAGTTCGCACGGCGGATGTCTGCGGGCAGTGTTTCCGAGCTCAATATCATTATAAAAGGTGATGTTGATGGTTCTATCGAGGCGCTCTCCGGTGCATTGCAGAAGCTCAGCACCGATGAAGTAATCGTGAACATTATTCACACCGGAGTTGGTGCGATTAGTGAAACGGATGTACTTCTTGCTACGGCCTCCAATGCGATTATCATCGGATTCCAGGTTCGCCCAACCGCGAATGCGCGGAAGCTTGCTGAAAAAGAAGAAATTGATGTACGCCTCTTCAGCATTATTTACGAAGCGGTTGACCTTGTACGGGATGCCCTCGAAGGTATGCTTTCGCCGGATATCAGTGAGAAAATTACTGCCTCTGTGGATGTCCGCGATACCTTTAAAGTACCCGGAGTCGGAACCATAGCGGGTTGCTATGTAACCGAAGGCAAAATCACGAGAAATACCCGCGTACGCCTGATTCGCGAAGGGATTGTCATTTTCACTGGTGAGATTTCATCGCTCAAACGCTTCAAAGATGATGCACGTGAAGTCAGTGCCGGTTACGAGTGTGGTATCGGTATCAAAAATTTCAACGATATCAAAGTTGGCGACGTCATTGAAGGTTACGAAATGGTTGAGACCAAACGTACCCTTGACACCGCAAACTGA
- the rbfA gene encoding 30S ribosome-binding factor RbfA, whose translation MSIRTERVASVIKQDLSKILLGYQHNNIITITNVKMTPDLSIARVFVSVIDSSGAEESVYQMLSEKKSAIRAELSSLMRHQLRKMPDIEFFRDETAEYASKMENLFRKVKDIPQAPPEDENS comes from the coding sequence ATGAGCATAAGAACTGAGCGTGTTGCGTCTGTTATCAAGCAGGACCTGAGTAAGATCTTACTTGGGTATCAGCATAACAATATTATTACCATCACCAATGTAAAAATGACACCCGACCTCTCCATTGCGAGGGTCTTTGTAAGCGTGATCGACAGCAGCGGTGCAGAAGAATCTGTGTATCAGATGTTGTCTGAAAAAAAGAGTGCGATCAGAGCAGAGCTTTCTTCTCTTATGCGTCATCAGCTAAGGAAAATGCCGGATATAGAGTTTTTCCGGGATGAAACCGCTGAATATGCGAGCAAAATGGAGAACCTGTTCCGCAAGGTAAAAGACATCCCGCAGGCGCCTCCTGAAGATGAAAACTCCTGA
- the truB gene encoding tRNA pseudouridine(55) synthase TruB, producing the protein MFLLDKPAAWSSFRVVGLVRRLIGIKKVGHAGTLDPMATGLLVICTGRATKSVSVVQDGEKCYEALVQFGASTPSYDAETPPDITAPAAHITPEMIRDCLQTKFTGLIWQQPPMYSAIKVKGQRLYKLARKGVEVARKDREVMIHEVRLEDYDAETAQARLQIHCGKGTYIRSLAHDLGIALGSRAHLTALRRTRTGPYMVHNALTASELVSRFNADDLINLS; encoded by the coding sequence GTGTTTTTGTTGGACAAGCCAGCTGCGTGGAGCAGCTTTCGCGTTGTTGGTCTCGTTCGCCGACTCATTGGCATAAAAAAAGTCGGACATGCCGGTACGCTTGATCCCATGGCGACCGGATTGCTCGTTATTTGTACCGGAAGGGCAACGAAATCTGTCTCTGTAGTGCAGGACGGAGAAAAATGCTATGAGGCATTGGTTCAGTTTGGGGCTTCTACGCCAAGTTACGACGCTGAAACACCGCCCGATATAACAGCGCCCGCAGCGCATATCACGCCGGAAATGATACGCGACTGCCTCCAAACAAAATTCACCGGCCTCATCTGGCAACAGCCGCCCATGTACTCCGCAATTAAAGTGAAGGGGCAGCGCCTCTACAAACTGGCCCGCAAAGGGGTTGAGGTGGCGCGCAAAGACCGTGAAGTAATGATTCATGAAGTCAGGCTGGAAGACTACGACGCTGAAACTGCACAGGCGCGCCTCCAAATTCATTGCGGAAAAGGGACCTATATCCGGAGTCTTGCGCACGATTTGGGAATAGCGCTGGGCAGCCGTGCACATTTAACAGCACTTCGGCGAACCCGAACCGGCCCGTATATGGTTCATAATGCTTTAACTGCCTCAGAACTCGTATCCCGATTTAATGCAGATGACCTCATTAACTTATCTTGA
- a CDS encoding bifunctional riboflavin kinase/FAD synthetase yields the protein MTSLTYLDDVIHNPATAITVGTFDGVHLGHRTLISKLVEKAREINGRSVLVTFNPHPREVLHGGHNTVGLLTTLEERAEILHQSGVDQMVVIPFDRDFSLLSSEEFIKDILFRKIGIAEFIIGYDHQFGKNREGTIKTVEQLSPALGYNVHLIQAHEVAHHTVSSTLIRKALVDEGDVKLARTMLGRPYPLSGMVVHGDKKGRMLGFPTANLKIEETRKVIPRKGVYAVEVLLDDKVYKGMLNIGIRPTVTNSKELRIEVNMFDFFDDIYGRQLRVRFYDKIRDEKKFDGLDALRAQLHQDKADCIQLFKTLS from the coding sequence ATGACCTCATTAACTTATCTTGATGATGTAATTCACAACCCGGCGACCGCCATCACAGTTGGTACATTTGATGGTGTGCACCTCGGGCATCGTACGCTGATTAGTAAACTTGTTGAAAAAGCACGCGAAATTAATGGCAGAAGTGTGCTGGTGACGTTTAATCCGCATCCACGGGAGGTGCTGCATGGCGGGCACAATACCGTAGGCTTGCTCACAACCCTTGAGGAACGAGCCGAAATTCTGCATCAGTCAGGGGTTGATCAGATGGTCGTGATTCCGTTTGACCGTGATTTTTCTTTGCTTAGCTCTGAAGAATTCATCAAAGACATACTGTTCCGCAAAATCGGCATTGCCGAATTCATCATTGGGTATGACCATCAGTTTGGGAAAAACCGCGAAGGCACGATCAAAACGGTTGAGCAGCTTTCCCCGGCGCTTGGCTATAACGTCCATCTAATTCAGGCCCATGAAGTTGCGCATCACACGGTAAGCTCAACCCTGATTCGTAAAGCACTGGTTGATGAAGGTGATGTTAAACTTGCCCGAACCATGCTCGGACGCCCTTATCCGCTGAGCGGAATGGTCGTGCACGGTGATAAAAAGGGGCGTATGCTCGGTTTTCCGACTGCAAACCTAAAAATTGAAGAAACCCGGAAGGTTATCCCGCGAAAAGGAGTGTATGCTGTTGAAGTGCTTCTTGATGACAAAGTGTATAAGGGCATGCTCAATATTGGGATTCGACCAACGGTGACCAATTCAAAGGAGCTGCGGATTGAAGTAAATATGTTCGACTTTTTTGACGACATCTACGGCAGACAGCTAAGGGTGCGTTTCTATGATAAGATCCGGGATGAGAAAAAATTTGATGGTCTTGACGCTTTACGTGCGCAGCTTCATCAGGATAAAGCCGATTGCATACAACTGTTTAAAACCTTATCTTAG
- the rpsO gene encoding 30S ribosomal protein S15, protein MNISQEEKKAIFEKYGKNGEDTGSVEGQIALFTERINRLTAHLKLHKKDHSTRLGLLKLVGKRRRLLNYLMKKDIEGYRTLIKQLGIRK, encoded by the coding sequence ATGAATATCTCTCAGGAAGAAAAAAAAGCTATTTTTGAAAAATACGGCAAGAATGGCGAAGATACGGGTTCAGTTGAAGGTCAGATTGCGCTGTTTACCGAGCGTATAAACCGGCTTACAGCTCACCTGAAACTGCATAAAAAAGATCACTCAACCCGTCTCGGACTTCTGAAGCTCGTAGGTAAGCGTCGTCGCTTGCTCAACTACCTCATGAAGAAAGATATTGAAGGATACCGTACGCTCATTAAGCAGCTTGGCATCCGTAAATAA